The following nucleotide sequence is from Psychroflexus torquis ATCC 700755.
AATGCTAATCTATCTGAATTTATTACTGTAAAACGTCAAGACTTCTTTGAATCTATTAAAACTTCAGAGCGTCATTTGCATATGGTTTTTAACCCTCCTTATGGAGTAAGATTGGATGTGGATATACCAGCGTTTTATGCCAAAGTAGGGGATACCTTAAAACGGAGTTACCCAGGAACCTCTGCTTGGTTTATGGTAGCAGACCTAGAAGCCATAAAACATGTTGGCTTGAGACCTTCTCGAAAGATTAAACTCTACAACGCCAAATTGGAGTCTAGACTTTTGAATTATCAAATCTATGAGGGTTCTAAAAAAGCAGCCAAGCAATAGATTTAATTATCTACAGCTTGAGTTTTTGTCTTGGAATAAATGGGGATGAGGTAGCTGATGGAATATCCCCAGCCTGCACCAATATTTGAATTATCGAAGGTCCTTCGAAATCCAGGAACATATAGATTATCAAAATTATTGATCTCTGAAACCGATACCATATTTTTCAATTGAACGTGAGCGCCTAAGTAAAAATTATCAAAAATATTAACCCTTAAACCTGCTTGAAGTTCAATCCAGCTTGCCGTGAGATTGCTGAAGGAGACATCTACATCCCTTATATCTGAAGGGAAATAATCATCTGTTGTATAAATTCTATAGCTCTGTAAATTTTGAGAATAACTAGCAAAGCCATAGCGAATCCCAACGTATATAAGGTTTTGCATCCCTATCCAGTTGTCATATACATTATAATTAACTCCTAATTTAATATAGCTACCATCGGTTTCGTTTATGATGTTTTGCTCATTAAAGGTAGAGGTCTCATTGCCTAACTCTGCTGCTATATAAAGATTCTCACTGTATCTATAATCAGCAGAAATTTCTAGACCTTGATAGTCTGAGTCCCAAGAACTTTGACCAATCCTGCTCAAATCCAAACCGATGTTGAGTCCATATTTATCTTTAAAAAATATAGAATCGCTAATTTGTTCGTATTCGTCGATTGAGTCTTCTTGTGCAAAAGATTGCATGCCAAAACACAGTAGAATACTGCTAATAAAATAAGTATAGGTGAGTTTCAGATTCATTATCTATTGTAGTTTCTCTTACTTGGATATCTCTTATCCAATTGATGTCATCAAATTCTATATTCTCTTTACGTGCTCTAAAATCTATAAAGTCTGCTTTGAAGCCGCAAGCTCTGTTTAAATAAGTTTCAACAGTTGCGTAAGAAAAATTTAAAGTATCAATTAAACCTCCAGATTCTGACTGAGAGTTGATATTGAAAATA
It contains:
- a CDS encoding DUF6048 family protein, with product MNLKLTYTYFISSILLCFGMQSFAQEDSIDEYEQISDSIFFKDKYGLNIGLDLSRIGQSSWDSDYQGLEISADYRYSENLYIAAELGNETSTFNEQNIINETDGSYIKLGVNYNVYDNWIGMQNLIYVGIRYGFASYSQNLQSYRIYTTDDYFPSDIRDVDVSFSNLTASWIELQAGLRVNIFDNFYLGAHVQLKNMVSVSEINNFDNLYVPGFRRTFDNSNIGAGWGYSISYLIPIYSKTKTQAVDN